A window of Desulfobaccales bacterium contains these coding sequences:
- a CDS encoding HAD-IA family hydrolase: MTFPWDDVTWVLLDMDGTLLDKHFDDYFWETLVPQEYARRQAMDLALARDLVFARYQKEEGTLNWTDIDFWSRELELDIPALKEGIRHLIEVHPDAEDFLKFLRLKEKRVALVTNAHYKTLSLKMNHTGLLGYFDAVVSSFDLGAPKEEASFWEILHDRLHFEAQHALLVDDNAEALAAARTFGIKYPYFKAKSSSRQDAADHPDFRSIESFHELMS; encoded by the coding sequence ATGACTTTCCCCTGGGATGATGTAACCTGGGTGCTCCTGGACATGGACGGCACCCTGCTGGACAAACACTTCGACGATTATTTCTGGGAGACTCTGGTGCCGCAGGAGTACGCCCGGCGCCAGGCAATGGATCTGGCCCTGGCGAGAGACCTGGTGTTCGCCCGCTACCAAAAGGAGGAGGGCACCCTCAACTGGACGGATATCGACTTCTGGTCCCGGGAACTGGAGTTGGATATCCCGGCCCTGAAGGAAGGCATTCGCCACCTCATCGAGGTGCACCCGGATGCGGAAGATTTTCTCAAGTTTCTGAGATTAAAAGAGAAACGAGTGGCCCTGGTGACCAACGCCCATTATAAGACCTTAAGCCTCAAGATGAACCACACGGGGCTTCTGGGTTACTTCGATGCAGTGGTGTCTTCCTTTGACCTGGGCGCGCCCAAGGAAGAGGCAAGTTTTTGGGAAATCCTCCACGATCGCCTGCACTTCGAGGCCCAACACGCTCTGCTGGTGGACGACAACGCCGAGGCCCTGGCCGCGGCCCGGACCTTCGGCATCAAATACCCTTACTTCAAAGCTAAATCCAGTTCCCGGCAAGACGCCGCGGACCACCCGGACTTTCGTTCTATCGAGAGTTTTCATGAGCTGATGAGCTAA
- a CDS encoding Hsp20/alpha crystallin family protein yields MPIFFREPGRNPFREMEQLQRRMDRLFQDTYATERSPWQAGVYPLVNLSEDKDHLYVRAELPGVAAADLEITLQDNNLILRGERKIPAEEKQVNYHRRERESGFFRRIVALPAQVAGGNVEATSKDGILTIKLAKPEEVKPRKIEVKVA; encoded by the coding sequence ATGCCGATTTTTTTCAGGGAACCGGGAAGGAATCCTTTCCGGGAAATGGAACAACTGCAGCGCCGCATGGACCGTCTCTTCCAGGACACCTATGCAACCGAGCGCTCTCCGTGGCAGGCGGGGGTGTATCCCCTGGTGAACCTCTCGGAAGACAAAGATCATCTCTATGTCCGGGCCGAGTTGCCCGGCGTTGCCGCCGCTGACCTGGAGATCACCCTGCAGGACAACAACCTGATCTTAAGGGGTGAGCGCAAGATTCCCGCGGAAGAAAAGCAGGTCAACTATCACCGCCGGGAGCGCGAATCCGGATTTTTCCGGCGGATCGTGGCCTTACCTGCGCAAGTTGCCGGCGGTAACGTGGAAGCCACTTCCAAGGACGGCATCCTGACCATCAAGCTGGCCAAGCCGGAAGAAGTCAAACCGCGCAAAATCGAAGTAAAGGTTGCTTAA
- a CDS encoding Hsp20/alpha crystallin family protein encodes MAEQELQAKAKEEAPAKGERVRPGRVFLPAVDIFETPETLVLVADMPGVSGDKVTLDLKENHLTIYGEVGPPLGEGESMVDQEYFTGDYQRDFHLGSLIDQSKIEATMKDGVLRLVMHKVEKAKPRKIEVKVA; translated from the coding sequence ATGGCTGAACAAGAACTGCAAGCCAAGGCCAAAGAAGAGGCTCCGGCCAAAGGAGAGCGGGTCCGTCCGGGCCGGGTCTTCTTGCCGGCGGTGGATATATTCGAGACCCCCGAGACCCTGGTCCTGGTGGCCGATATGCCCGGGGTTTCCGGTGATAAAGTAACTCTGGACTTAAAGGAGAACCATCTCACCATTTACGGGGAAGTCGGCCCGCCTCTGGGTGAAGGTGAATCCATGGTGGATCAGGAATATTTCACCGGCGACTATCAGCGGGACTTCCACCTGGGCAGCCTCATCGATCAGAGCAAGATCGAGGCGACCATGAAGGATGGGGTGCTGCGGCTGGTGATGCACAAAGTGGAAAAGGCCAAGCCCCGGAAGATTGAGGTGAAAGTCGCCTGA
- the dnaB gene encoding replicative DNA helicase codes for MSKPNRRFAAAADPVPVGYTPPANPEAEQSVLGAILVRPEAMDRVADVIVPEDFYREAHGRIYQAMLDLYGKGEPVDLVTVNALLKERGQLEGVGGPVFLAGLSEQVGFATNAEYYANLVKDKAVLRRLLDCSQEIAAGCLSPVENVAEFLDAAEHKVFQVAEAKVRPGFSPLSALVDNEIATLEAIWGRKDGSLTGVTSGFKDLDNYTAGFQASDLIILAARPSMGKTALALNIAFNAAYRSKPPVPVAFFSLEMSKEQLVRRLLSGEGRVDASQIRRAAFLTGDEWRKLQEAAGILLDCPIYIDDTPAATVLDIRAKSRRLKADGKLGLIVIDYLQLMQGRAELSSREQQISEISRSLKGLAKELKVPVIALSQLSREPEKRERKRPQLSDLRESGAIEQDADVVMFIYRDEVYRKDSADNKGIAEVILGKQRNGPIGTVKLHFEAKFTRFDDLEREDTQEYY; via the coding sequence ATGTCCAAACCTAACAGGCGCTTTGCGGCGGCGGCGGATCCCGTCCCCGTCGGCTATACCCCACCGGCCAATCCCGAAGCCGAGCAGTCGGTGCTGGGGGCCATCCTGGTGCGGCCGGAGGCCATGGACCGCGTTGCGGATGTAATTGTGCCCGAAGATTTCTACCGGGAGGCCCACGGCCGCATCTATCAGGCCATGCTGGACCTTTACGGCAAGGGCGAGCCCGTGGACCTGGTGACCGTCAATGCCCTTTTGAAAGAACGGGGACAATTGGAAGGGGTGGGGGGGCCGGTGTTCCTGGCGGGGTTAAGCGAGCAGGTGGGTTTCGCCACCAACGCCGAGTATTACGCCAACCTGGTCAAGGACAAGGCGGTGCTCAGGCGGCTGCTGGACTGCAGCCAGGAGATTGCTGCCGGCTGCCTGTCCCCGGTGGAAAACGTCGCCGAGTTCTTGGACGCCGCGGAGCACAAAGTCTTTCAGGTGGCCGAAGCCAAGGTGCGGCCGGGCTTTTCGCCCTTAAGCGCGTTGGTGGATAACGAAATTGCTACTCTGGAGGCTATCTGGGGGCGCAAGGACGGGTCGCTTACCGGCGTGACCAGCGGCTTCAAGGACCTGGACAATTATACCGCGGGGTTCCAGGCCAGCGACCTCATCATCCTGGCGGCCCGCCCCAGCATGGGCAAGACCGCTTTAGCCCTGAACATCGCCTTTAACGCCGCGTACAGGTCCAAGCCGCCGGTGCCGGTGGCCTTCTTCTCGCTCGAAATGTCCAAAGAACAACTGGTGCGCCGGCTGCTCAGCGGCGAAGGCCGGGTGGACGCGTCCCAGATTCGCCGGGCCGCCTTCCTTACCGGGGATGAATGGCGCAAGCTCCAGGAAGCCGCGGGGATACTCCTGGATTGTCCCATCTACATCGACGATACCCCTGCGGCCACCGTCCTGGACATCCGGGCCAAATCACGCCGCCTCAAGGCCGACGGCAAGTTGGGGCTGATCGTTATCGACTATCTCCAACTCATGCAGGGCCGGGCCGAACTGTCCAGCCGGGAGCAGCAAATCTCGGAGATCTCCCGCTCCTTGAAGGGCCTGGCCAAGGAGCTTAAGGTGCCGGTGATCGCCCTGTCCCAGCTCAGCCGGGAGCCGGAGAAACGGGAGCGCAAGCGGCCGCAATTGTCGGATTTGCGGGAATCAGGCGCCATCGAGCAAGACGCCGACGTGGTCATGTTCATCTACCGGGATGAGGTCTACCGCAAGGATTCTGCCGACAACAAGGGCATCGCCGAAGTCATCCTCGGCAAACAGCGGAACGGCCCCATCGGCACGGTGAAGCTCCATTTTGAGGCCAAGTTCACCCGGTTCGACGACCTGGAGCGGGAGGACACTCAAGAGTACTATTGA